In Chloroflexota bacterium, the following are encoded in one genomic region:
- a CDS encoding 4Fe-4S dicluster domain-containing protein, with product MERRYIQCDRDKCTGCLICEFACSASKEGSFDLERSRIHVIQPTPSMIAVAVCQFCRNSPCIKACPRDALSRDEATHTLKLEKARCAGCGWCIEVCPFGAITLDESTKSVIMCDLCLDHPQPRCIEVCPQKALRLYVSKRKQSREPTGG from the coding sequence ATGGAGCGTCGCTACATACAGTGTGACAGGGATAAGTGCACCGGCTGCCTCATATGTGAGTTTGCCTGCTCAGCCTCAAAGGAGGGCAGCTTCGACCTGGAGCGATCCAGAATACATGTGATCCAGCCAACACCCTCTATGATAGCTGTCGCAGTCTGTCAATTCTGCAGGAACAGTCCCTGCATCAAGGCCTGCCCCAGAGATGCTCTCAGCAGGGACGAGGCAACTCACACTCTCAAACTCGAAAAGGCTCGCTGCGCCGGGTGCGGCTGGTGCATAGAGGTCTGCCCGTTTGGGGCCATCACCCTGGATGAGAGTACCAAATCCGTGATTATGTGCGACCTGTGCCTTGATCATCCCCAACCCAGGTGTATCGAGGTCTGCCCTCAAAAAGCCCTCCGCCTCTACGTCTCAAAGAGAAAACAGAGCAGGGAACCTACCGGGGGCTAG
- the aroF gene encoding 3-deoxy-7-phosphoheptulonate synthase produces MIVAMKRGASHDEVDGVVQRAKSFNLEVQLNLGTDKTVVALLGSNTGQLSTDFFAVLPGVEHVARIMKPYKLASRGFKPEDSIVTINGIDIGSKRIVVMAGPCAVESEQQLIDAAKAVKKAGASILRGGAFKPRTSPFSFQGLEKAGLELLARAREQIGMPVVTEVVEPHDVSLVSKYADILQVGARNMQNFALLTRIGKSKRPVILKRGFSCTVTEWLTAADYLLAEGNSQVILCERGIRTFEDSTRFSLDISSIPVVKKFSHLPVIVDPSHAAGHYSLVPAIAKAAVAAGADGLLIEVHPNPKEALVDGLQSLTPSDFARLMRELKLIAEAVGRFI; encoded by the coding sequence ATGATAGTAGCGATGAAAAGGGGCGCCAGCCATGATGAGGTAGACGGCGTAGTGCAGCGGGCTAAGTCTTTCAACCTGGAGGTTCAGCTGAACCTGGGTACCGACAAGACTGTGGTAGCCCTGCTGGGAAGCAACACGGGGCAATTATCGACCGACTTTTTCGCCGTGCTCCCTGGCGTCGAGCATGTAGCCCGCATCATGAAACCTTACAAGCTGGCCTCCCGGGGATTCAAACCGGAAGACAGCATCGTTACCATCAATGGGATTGATATCGGCAGCAAGCGTATTGTGGTCATGGCCGGACCCTGCGCCGTGGAAAGCGAACAGCAGCTCATAGATGCGGCAAAGGCTGTCAAGAAGGCCGGAGCCTCCATCCTCCGCGGTGGCGCCTTCAAACCAAGGACATCTCCCTTCAGCTTTCAAGGTCTGGAGAAGGCCGGCCTGGAGTTACTGGCGCGAGCTAGAGAGCAAATCGGCATGCCGGTGGTCACTGAAGTAGTGGAACCCCACGATGTCAGCCTGGTTTCCAAATACGCGGATATACTTCAAGTAGGCGCCCGCAACATGCAGAACTTCGCTCTGTTGACCAGGATCGGCAAGAGCAAGCGCCCGGTCATTCTTAAGAGAGGATTCTCGTGCACCGTTACCGAGTGGCTCACTGCAGCCGACTATCTACTGGCAGAAGGAAACAGCCAGGTGATCCTTTGTGAGAGAGGAATCAGAACCTTCGAGGATAGCACCCGCTTTTCCCTGGACATATCTTCAATACCAGTAGTAAAGAAATTCAGCCATCTGCCTGTGATCGTTGATCCCAGTCATGCCGCCGGACACTACTCCCTGGTTCCGGCTATCGCCAAGGCAGCAGTGGCCGCCGGCGCCGATGGGCTGCTCATCGAAGTTCATCCCAATCCCAAGGAAGCCCTGGTCGATGGTCTTCAGTCACTCACCCCTTCGGACTTCGCCCGTCTGATGAGAGAACTCAAGCTGATAGCAGAGGCAGTAGGCCGATTCATCTAG
- the serA gene encoding phosphoglycerate dehydrogenase, whose product MRVLVAEGIEVLKQNAEVDVKTNLKLEELISIIGQYEALIVRSETKVTQKVIEAGKKLQVIARAGVGIDNIDVEAATQRGIVVVNAPTANTMAAAEHTIAMMLALARHIPQAHANLSGGAWMRQNFVGVEVRNKTLGIVGLGNVGSEVARRVQGFQMKVIAYDPFVSPEYARNLRVELVPFDGLLRESDFITLHVPLTSQSRNLIGAKEMSLVKPTVRIINCARGGLIDEQALQQAIEEGRVAGAALDVFCQEPPKDSPLLKNEKVIVTPHLGASTLEAQANVAIDAAEQVIAVLKGRPVRYAVNAPLISAEILPILAPYLNVATAVGRMVAQLAEGQMSSIDIGYEGEIANYDMTALKAAAIGGLLEGISEERINVVNANIVAQRRGLRVTEHKDTACENYASLITVSVATSAGVTIAAGTVMRGELHIVRVNDYWINIVAKGGYFLFSDHLDRPGLIGAVGNVTGNADINVSSMQLSRLKPRGQALMVLELDEPLNEEQIRQVLAIPDIYTAKLVKV is encoded by the coding sequence ATGAGAGTCCTGGTTGCCGAAGGAATTGAGGTTCTGAAGCAGAATGCTGAAGTTGATGTGAAGACAAACCTTAAGCTTGAGGAGCTTATCTCTATCATTGGTCAGTACGAAGCCCTGATTGTGCGCAGTGAGACCAAGGTGACCCAGAAGGTTATCGAGGCAGGGAAGAAGCTCCAGGTCATCGCCCGTGCCGGGGTAGGTATTGACAATATCGATGTTGAGGCGGCTACCCAGAGGGGCATTGTGGTGGTCAACGCACCCACTGCCAACACGATGGCCGCTGCTGAACATACCATAGCCATGATGCTTGCCCTGGCCAGGCACATTCCTCAGGCCCATGCCAACCTCAGCGGAGGCGCCTGGATGCGCCAGAACTTCGTTGGGGTGGAGGTCAGGAACAAGACCTTGGGAATAGTCGGCCTGGGCAATGTGGGGTCAGAGGTAGCCCGCAGGGTGCAGGGGTTTCAGATGAAGGTCATTGCCTATGACCCCTTCGTCTCTCCGGAGTATGCTCGCAATCTGAGAGTAGAGCTTGTTCCCTTTGACGGGTTGTTGAGAGAGTCGGATTTTATCACCCTGCATGTTCCCTTGACATCCCAGTCCAGGAACCTGATCGGCGCTAAGGAGATGTCCCTGGTCAAGCCTACCGTGAGGATTATCAACTGCGCCAGAGGCGGACTGATCGATGAACAGGCGCTGCAGCAGGCTATCGAGGAGGGCAGGGTGGCCGGAGCTGCTCTGGACGTTTTCTGTCAGGAACCTCCCAAAGATAGCCCGCTATTGAAAAACGAGAAGGTGATTGTCACACCTCACCTGGGGGCCTCTACACTGGAGGCACAGGCTAATGTGGCTATAGATGCTGCTGAACAGGTGATAGCAGTACTCAAAGGCCGGCCCGTCAGATATGCTGTAAATGCCCCACTCATTTCTGCCGAGATCCTTCCCATACTTGCGCCGTACCTCAATGTGGCTACTGCTGTGGGCAGGATGGTGGCTCAGCTTGCAGAAGGACAGATGAGCAGCATCGATATTGGATATGAGGGTGAGATAGCTAACTATGATATGACCGCATTGAAAGCGGCTGCTATTGGTGGCTTGCTGGAGGGAATAAGCGAGGAGCGGATCAACGTTGTCAATGCCAATATCGTTGCCCAGAGGCGCGGGCTCAGGGTTACTGAACATAAAGACACCGCCTGTGAAAACTATGCTAGCCTGATCACAGTATCCGTTGCTACCAGTGCTGGGGTCACCATTGCAGCAGGGACAGTAATGCGCGGTGAACTGCATATTGTCAGGGTCAATGACTACTGGATTAATATCGTGGCCAAGGGAGGGTATTTCCTCTTCAGTGATCACCTTGACCGTCCGGGACTTATCGGAGCGGTTGGCAACGTAACTGGCAATGCTGACATCAATGTCAGCTCGATGCAGTTAAGCCGTCTCAAGCCCCGGGGGCAGGCACTGATGGTATTGGAATTGGATGAGCCCTTGAACGAAGAGCAGATCCGGCAGGTACTGGCTATCCCCGATATCTATACAGCTAAGCTGGTAAAAGTCTAG
- a CDS encoding alanine--glyoxylate aminotransferase family protein, protein MQLRIPGPTPCPEEVLRAQTKQMINHRGKEFGVMIRKMTEQLKHCFQTKGDVLVLTGSGTGGMEAAVVNTLSPGDRVLCVSIGYFGERFADIARAYGADVKVLPFEWGTAADPDAVRQALKADPAVKAVLVTHNETSTGVTNDLASIAKVVKEFDKLILVDGVSSVSSINLPVDEWQCDVVVTGSQKGWMTPPGLAMVSMSQKAWQAYDKAKMPRVYWDLGRARKILDEKGQTPWTPAVSTFYALDVGLDLIEKEKLPNVFARHARAAKAARDGAKSLGLSLFPKESCASNTVTAINTPQGVDAKKLLQIMREEYGVVLSGGQQKLEGKIFRIGHLGWVTEADMAEVTSALKKALPRAKA, encoded by the coding sequence ATGCAGCTACGTATCCCCGGCCCTACCCCTTGCCCTGAGGAAGTCCTTCGGGCCCAGACCAAGCAGATGATCAATCATCGCGGAAAAGAATTCGGCGTTATGATCCGCAAGATGACCGAACAGCTCAAGCACTGTTTTCAGACCAAAGGCGATGTCCTTGTCCTTACGGGTTCCGGTACGGGGGGAATGGAAGCTGCCGTTGTTAATACACTCTCGCCTGGCGATAGAGTGCTCTGCGTCTCCATCGGCTACTTCGGAGAGCGCTTTGCCGATATTGCCAGGGCCTACGGCGCTGATGTGAAGGTGCTTCCCTTTGAATGGGGGACCGCTGCCGATCCTGATGCAGTGCGCCAAGCCCTCAAGGCTGATCCGGCAGTCAAAGCGGTGCTGGTCACACATAATGAGACCTCCACCGGTGTAACGAACGATTTGGCTTCAATCGCTAAGGTGGTGAAGGAGTTTGACAAGCTGATTCTGGTTGATGGTGTCAGCAGCGTTAGCTCCATCAACCTGCCGGTGGATGAATGGCAATGTGACGTTGTGGTCACCGGTTCTCAAAAGGGATGGATGACTCCCCCGGGGCTGGCTATGGTGAGCATGAGCCAGAAGGCCTGGCAGGCATATGACAAGGCCAAGATGCCGCGTGTGTACTGGGATCTGGGCCGGGCCAGGAAGATACTTGACGAGAAGGGGCAGACTCCCTGGACGCCGGCGGTCTCGACGTTCTATGCCCTGGACGTTGGTCTTGACCTGATTGAGAAAGAGAAGCTGCCGAATGTGTTTGCCCGCCACGCCCGCGCGGCCAAAGCAGCCCGTGACGGCGCAAAATCGCTGGGGCTGTCTCTCTTCCCCAAGGAATCCTGTGCCTCTAACACTGTGACGGCCATCAACACCCCGCAGGGTGTCGATGCCAAGAAGCTGCTGCAGATAATGCGTGAGGAGTACGGCGTAGTTCTTTCCGGTGGACAGCAGAAACTGGAAGGAAAGATCTTCCGCATTGGCCACCTGGGATGGGTGACTGAGGCTGATATGGCGGAAGTTACCTCTGCCTTGAAGAAGGCCTTGCCTCGGGCGAAGGCCTGA
- a CDS encoding OFA family MFS transporter — protein sequence MAEEKKLFGMPAEKGRWMLILLGFIINLCLGSVYAYGVFGAALQTKWGLSVLEKLLPYGIFLAFFAAVFPLSGQFLEKLGPKKQGIIGGIIVALGWILTSFTHSWPQAVLTYGVIGGIGVGLCYIGPIQVATRWFPDKKGLTTGLTVAGFGGSPFISTYLGQILIKHYGIFDTFLYFGLAFLVVLLICFWFMVFPVAGWKPAGWQPKAAPSAATSTVNYDRNEIIKTSTFWALFACFAIGTTAGLLAVGIWPDIRALAIIAIGFTSAVVQFILAPFNAGGRPVFGFVTDKVGPRVAAMISFVVIFLAAVLMLTMRGSTAQTDMHKVLFFVCFAAFYAGLGGWLAIAPTATAQYFGTKFSSRNYGILFLAYGVGAVVSTFIGGYAKSIFRGTLLDAFIPIAVLAAIGFLLAAFVLKPPKKTGAPQK from the coding sequence ATGGCAGAAGAGAAGAAACTCTTTGGTATGCCGGCAGAGAAGGGCAGATGGATGCTGATCCTGCTGGGTTTCATCATCAACCTCTGCCTCGGCAGCGTCTATGCCTACGGCGTTTTCGGTGCGGCACTCCAGACGAAATGGGGCCTCTCAGTTCTTGAGAAGCTACTCCCATACGGGATATTCCTGGCGTTCTTCGCCGCCGTCTTCCCCCTGAGCGGCCAGTTTCTGGAGAAGCTAGGGCCGAAGAAGCAGGGCATTATCGGGGGCATCATAGTCGCCCTCGGATGGATACTGACAAGCTTCACGCACAGTTGGCCGCAAGCCGTGCTTACCTATGGGGTAATAGGCGGTATCGGGGTAGGCCTGTGCTACATTGGGCCCATTCAGGTAGCCACCAGGTGGTTTCCTGACAAGAAGGGGTTGACTACGGGCTTGACGGTGGCTGGCTTCGGCGGCTCCCCGTTCATAAGCACATACCTGGGCCAGATACTCATCAAGCACTACGGCATTTTTGACACGTTCCTGTACTTCGGCTTGGCGTTTCTGGTTGTCCTTCTCATTTGCTTCTGGTTCATGGTTTTCCCGGTGGCTGGCTGGAAGCCGGCAGGCTGGCAGCCGAAGGCGGCACCTTCTGCCGCAACGAGCACCGTGAACTATGACCGCAATGAGATTATCAAGACCTCCACGTTCTGGGCCTTGTTTGCCTGCTTTGCTATTGGTACGACGGCTGGCCTGCTGGCCGTTGGCATCTGGCCAGACATCAGAGCGTTGGCGATAATTGCCATAGGCTTTACGTCTGCCGTAGTTCAGTTTATCCTTGCCCCCTTCAACGCTGGTGGGCGGCCGGTGTTTGGTTTTGTGACTGACAAAGTGGGACCGAGAGTGGCGGCCATGATTTCCTTTGTCGTCATCTTCCTGGCTGCTGTCCTCATGCTGACCATGCGGGGCAGCACTGCTCAAACCGACATGCACAAGGTGCTGTTCTTCGTCTGTTTTGCCGCTTTCTACGCTGGTCTCGGCGGCTGGCTGGCGATTGCCCCGACGGCGACGGCGCAGTACTTCGGCACTAAGTTCTCTTCCAGGAACTACGGTATCCTGTTCTTGGCTTACGGCGTGGGTGCTGTGGTCTCCACGTTCATCGGTGGATATGCCAAGTCAATCTTCAGGGGTACCCTGCTTGACGCATTTATTCCCATTGCCGTTCTGGCTGCGATTGGCTTCCTGCTCGCCGCGTTTGTGTTGAAACCGCCTAAGAAGACAGGGGCACCGCAGAAATAG
- the acs gene encoding acetate--CoA ligase gives MDEKRKFAPPSELSKRAYIKSMAQYKKIYQRSIEDPEGFWGEMAEQLDWVKKWDKVREYDFVEGNIKWFQGGKINLTYNCLDRHLTTDRKNKAAIIWEGEPVGESRTYTYQQLHYEVCKFANVLKKLGAKKGDRVSIYLPMIPELVIAMLACARIGAIHSIVFGGFSAEALRDRIIDCGSTFLVTCDAAYRSGKTVPSKQNADAALTQCPDVKKVVVAKRSGAPCNMVQGRDFWWQELMAADGITADCKPEVMDAEDPLFILYTSGSTGKPKGVMHTQAGYLMYVYQTFKWIFDYHDEDTFWCTADIGWVTGHSYIVYGPLANGATSVMFEGVPNYPKPDRFWEIVEKYKVNTFYTAPTAIRAMMKDGEDWPNKHDLSSLRILGSVGEPINPEAWMWYYNVIGKGRCPIVDTWWQTETGGILITPLPGAIAIKPGSATLPFPGVGAKIVGEDGMECAINEGGQLLITAPWPGIMRGVYGKGGHERFKETYFSRFPGYYLTGDGARKDEDGYYWLMGRVDDVINVSGHRLGTAEVESALVSHLAVAEAAVVGYPHEIKGDGIFAYVTLKTGKTPSDDLKKELIAHVRKEIGPIATPDIIQFAEGLPKTRSGKIMRRILKLIAKDETTNLGDTSTLADPGVVNTLVEERKKLPRAADLKFG, from the coding sequence ATGGATGAGAAAAGGAAGTTTGCTCCTCCAAGTGAGCTGAGCAAGCGGGCCTACATCAAAAGCATGGCTCAGTACAAGAAGATATATCAGCGCTCCATAGAGGACCCGGAAGGGTTCTGGGGAGAGATGGCTGAGCAACTGGACTGGGTCAAGAAGTGGGATAAGGTAAGGGAATATGACTTCGTAGAAGGGAATATCAAGTGGTTTCAGGGTGGCAAGATAAACCTGACCTATAACTGCCTGGATCGCCACCTGACCACGGATCGAAAGAACAAGGCCGCCATCATCTGGGAAGGCGAACCGGTTGGCGAGAGCAGGACGTACACCTACCAGCAATTGCATTACGAAGTCTGTAAGTTCGCCAACGTTCTGAAGAAGCTAGGTGCGAAGAAGGGCGACCGCGTCTCGATCTACCTGCCTATGATTCCTGAACTGGTTATTGCCATGTTGGCCTGCGCCCGCATTGGCGCCATCCACAGCATTGTGTTCGGCGGATTCAGCGCCGAGGCCCTGCGAGATCGCATCATCGACTGCGGTTCCACGTTCCTTGTCACCTGCGATGCTGCCTATCGCAGCGGCAAGACAGTCCCTTCAAAGCAGAATGCGGATGCTGCCCTGACTCAATGTCCTGACGTTAAAAAGGTAGTTGTGGCCAAGAGGTCCGGAGCACCGTGCAACATGGTGCAGGGTAGGGATTTCTGGTGGCAGGAGCTGATGGCCGCCGACGGCATAACTGCCGACTGCAAGCCTGAGGTAATGGATGCTGAGGATCCGCTCTTTATCCTGTACACCAGCGGCAGCACTGGCAAGCCCAAGGGTGTGATGCATACCCAGGCAGGCTACCTGATGTACGTTTACCAGACCTTCAAGTGGATCTTTGACTACCACGATGAGGACACCTTCTGGTGCACCGCTGACATCGGCTGGGTCACCGGGCATAGCTACATAGTCTATGGACCGCTGGCCAATGGAGCCACCAGCGTCATGTTCGAAGGCGTCCCCAACTATCCTAAGCCAGACCGCTTCTGGGAGATAGTGGAGAAATACAAGGTTAATACCTTCTATACTGCGCCGACAGCTATCCGCGCCATGATGAAGGATGGTGAGGACTGGCCTAACAAGCATGACCTGAGCAGTCTTAGAATTCTTGGCAGCGTGGGTGAGCCTATCAATCCCGAGGCCTGGATGTGGTACTACAATGTCATCGGCAAAGGCCGTTGCCCCATCGTGGATACCTGGTGGCAGACCGAGACCGGTGGCATCCTGATAACTCCTCTGCCTGGCGCCATAGCGATTAAGCCAGGCTCGGCTACATTGCCCTTCCCTGGCGTAGGTGCCAAGATTGTCGGTGAGGATGGTATGGAGTGTGCTATCAATGAAGGTGGCCAGCTCCTTATCACCGCACCTTGGCCGGGCATCATGAGGGGAGTGTATGGCAAGGGTGGCCATGAGAGATTCAAGGAGACCTACTTCAGCCGCTTCCCCGGCTATTACCTTACCGGCGATGGCGCCCGGAAGGACGAGGACGGCTACTACTGGCTGATGGGGCGTGTTGACGACGTCATCAATGTTTCCGGACACCGCTTGGGTACCGCCGAGGTTGAGAGTGCCCTTGTGTCCCATCTGGCAGTCGCCGAGGCGGCCGTGGTTGGCTACCCGCATGAGATCAAGGGCGATGGCATCTTTGCCTACGTTACGCTGAAGACCGGCAAGACGCCGTCGGATGACCTGAAGAAGGAACTGATAGCCCACGTGCGCAAGGAGATTGGTCCTATTGCCACTCCGGACATCATTCAGTTCGCTGAAGGACTGCCCAAGACCCGCAGTGGCAAGATCATGCGCCGTATCTTGAAGCTCATTGCCAAGGATGAGACCACCAATCTGGGTGATACCAGCACCCTGGCTGATCCTGGAGTGGTGAATACCCTTGTAGAGGAGCGCAAGAAGCTGCCCAGGGCGGCAGACCTCAAGTTCGGATAA
- a CDS encoding CoA-binding protein, whose amino-acid sequence MSLDDIFHPRSVAVVGATPGPFNPHTQIFLYSLIDHGYKGKIYPINIKGDEVLGLKVYRNVRDVPGPVDYAICIIPAAATSQLVQDCVAKGVKAIHLYTAGFAETGDDNESKLQSKLVDIARRGALRILGPNCMGVYCPASGMSYAADFPKQPGNIAFISQSGSYTLLMIRGAAACGLRFSKVVSYGNASDINEIDLLDYLADDPETEIIGAYLEGTRDGPGLAKVLTRAASKKPVIIIKKGSTEAGKRGASSHTGALAGDDSVWDSLIKQAGAIRVEDLEEMIDLMVTFVFLPLPRSRKAVLMGVGGGAGVRASDECESGGLILPPVPEDVRAELRRLVPPGSMLRNPIDPGHYAYDWIPVLQTLDNWGETDMLLWQIAPDIEALRGESFLQFVSDLRRNIFESFKDIKKPKAVIVHAVQSDAGLGILASTRKMCQEGGVAFYPSLFRAARAIGRFMDYRARS is encoded by the coding sequence ATGTCACTGGACGATATCTTCCATCCCCGCTCGGTAGCGGTTGTTGGTGCTACCCCCGGTCCCTTTAATCCTCATACCCAGATATTCCTTTATTCCCTGATTGACCACGGGTATAAGGGCAAAATCTACCCCATCAATATCAAGGGCGATGAGGTGTTGGGGCTGAAGGTCTACCGAAACGTGAGGGATGTGCCCGGTCCTGTGGACTATGCCATCTGCATCATTCCTGCCGCAGCCACGTCCCAACTGGTTCAAGACTGCGTGGCCAAGGGAGTGAAAGCCATCCATCTCTACACCGCTGGTTTTGCCGAGACCGGTGATGACAATGAGAGCAAGCTCCAGTCAAAGTTGGTTGATATTGCCCGCAGAGGTGCTCTTCGCATCCTCGGTCCCAACTGCATGGGGGTGTACTGTCCGGCATCGGGGATGTCGTATGCTGCGGACTTCCCTAAGCAGCCTGGGAATATTGCCTTCATCTCTCAGAGCGGCAGTTACACCCTGCTGATGATCCGTGGTGCCGCCGCCTGTGGATTGCGCTTCAGCAAGGTGGTGAGCTACGGCAATGCCAGTGACATCAATGAGATCGATCTTCTGGATTACCTGGCAGATGACCCGGAGACAGAGATCATCGGTGCCTATCTGGAGGGAACCAGGGACGGTCCGGGGTTGGCAAAGGTGCTCACCAGAGCAGCTTCGAAGAAGCCAGTGATCATCATTAAGAAGGGGAGCACCGAGGCTGGGAAAAGAGGGGCCAGTTCCCATACGGGAGCCCTGGCCGGGGATGATTCTGTTTGGGATAGCCTCATCAAGCAGGCTGGCGCCATCCGGGTGGAGGATCTTGAAGAGATGATTGATCTGATGGTGACCTTTGTCTTCCTCCCACTTCCTCGCAGCAGAAAGGCTGTGTTGATGGGTGTGGGTGGTGGTGCCGGTGTTCGAGCCTCGGATGAATGCGAGTCTGGTGGCTTGATCCTTCCTCCTGTCCCAGAGGATGTCAGGGCAGAGCTGAGGCGCCTTGTCCCTCCGGGCAGTATGCTCAGGAATCCTATCGACCCGGGGCACTATGCCTATGATTGGATACCGGTACTCCAGACGCTCGATAACTGGGGAGAAACGGATATGTTGCTTTGGCAGATTGCCCCCGACATTGAGGCTCTTCGTGGTGAGTCCTTCCTCCAGTTCGTGAGTGACCTGAGGCGCAACATCTTTGAGTCATTTAAGGACATCAAGAAGCCGAAAGCGGTCATTGTTCATGCCGTGCAAAGCGACGCGGGCTTGGGGATTCTGGCCAGTACCCGCAAAATGTGCCAGGAAGGCGGGGTAGCCTTTTATCCCTCCCTCTTCAGGGCGGCGCGTGCTATCGGCAGGTTTATGGACTACCGTGCCCGCTCTTAA